A window from Hirundo rustica isolate bHirRus1 chromosome 25, bHirRus1.pri.v3, whole genome shotgun sequence encodes these proteins:
- the PSMB2 gene encoding proteasome subunit beta type-2 — protein sequence MEYLIGIQGPDYVLVAADTVAATSIIQMKHDHDKMFKMSEKILLLCVGEPGDTVQFAEYIQKNVQLYKMRNGYELSPTAAANFTRRNLADYLRSRTPYHVNLLLAGYDDHEGPALYYMDYLAALAKAPFAAHGYGAFLTLSILDRYYKPGITREEAVELLKKCLEELKKRFILNLTSFNARFIDKEGIHEVDNIPLAKVES from the exons ATGGAGTACCTGATCGGCATCCAGGGCCCCGACTACGTCCTGGTGGCCGCGGACACCGTGGCGGCCACCAGCATCATCCAGATGAAGCACG ACCATGACAAAATGTTTAAGATGAGTGAAAAGATCTTACTGCTGTGTGTGGGGGAGCCTGGAGACACGGTGCAGTTTGCAGAATACATCCAGAAAAATGTTCAGCTctacaaaatgagaaatg GTTATGAATTgtctcccactgcagctgcaaacTTCACCCGGCGAAACCTCGCGGACTATCTGCGGAGTCGG ACCCCTTACCACGTGAACCTTCTCCTGGCTGGCTACGACGACCACGAGGGCCCTGCCCTGTACTACATGGATTACCTGGCAGCTCTGGCTAAGGCTCCTTTTGCAGCACATGGATATGGAGCATTCCTTACCCTCAGCATCCTTGACCGCTATTACAAGCCAG GTATCACACGTGAGGAAGCTGTGGAGCTCTTAAAAAAATGTCTAGAGGAG CTTAAGAAACGCTTCATCCTCAACCTGACCTCCTTCAACGCCCGGTTCATTGACAAGGAGGGCATCCACGAAGTGGACAATATACCCCTTGCCAAAGTGGAGTCCTAA